DNA sequence from the Pleurocapsa sp. PCC 7319 genome:
CTGCGCTTACAGCTCGTTTCTTGATTAAGTAGATTAATGCTCCATCGTTTCAGTAAAGCGATATTTTCAGGAGCATTGCCTGTACGAATACGGCAGGCATCTTCCCCAAAAGTCACATCTAATATCCAATGGAGTTGGTTCTCAATTGACCAATGCTGTCGGATTGCTCTGCCCAGTTGTTGAGCATCAGGAGAGAGAGAACTAAGATAGAACATCACCTCACGGGTGGTCTTATTCCATAGATGGCGGGTGCGAATAACCATCACGATAGTTTGTAATCCAGACTACTGGGTCTGTTTGTACAAATCCCCCATCTGAGAGATAGAAACAGCCCAAACCTGTCGTTTTTCACGACGGTGATGTCCTGATTCTACTCGTACATCATAACTGTACTCAATGCTCTCAAAGTTGTACGCTTGGGCGTTTTCAAACCATTGTTGTACCTGGGTGTGTAAAGTAGGATGATTAGCTTTCAGTGCCAGGACATAGTCAGCACCAAGAGTAACAATGCGATGGGCGATTTTATGTTGAGTTCCCATCGCGTCAATAGTAATGATGCTTCTGGAAATATCTAATAGTTCCAGAAGGGCTGGAATAGCTGTAATTTCATTACTTTTAGACTCGACTTTAACTTGACCCAGAAACAATCGGTGTTTACTGGCCCAAGCACTGACACAATGTAAAGCCGATTGAGAGCCATTGCGGTCGTACGAACCCTTAAGTGTTTTACCATCAATGGGAATGACCTCTGCCCCTAAATCAATTACTAAACTGCTCAACCAACCATTGAAACTCTTTTCTAAAGCTTGAGGTGAAATTCTTTCAAATAATCTTCGGTAAGTATCGGCACTCGGAATCCCGAAAGGTAAGTTCAAGAAGCTAGATAACCATTCCTCATGACTTACACCGTAAATTTCAATATCTTCCCATCCTTGCGCTCCGCCAATTGTCGCGAGTAAGGCGATCGTCACAATACTGATAAATGGATGAAGCACACCTTGAGAGCCTCTGGGGTCTTCTAAATCCTCAAAATGCTCTGCTAATTGTTGTTGTAATTGTTCGCCATCAATAGCAGGTTTGAGTGACGAGGATTTACTACTTTTCTTTCTGGAGACAGACGCTTCAGCAAAACCTTTAACCATTGGGAATCCTGATTATGAGATGATTCTCTTAGCATATTACAGCTTTATTTTTCTTGCGCTTACCCTGCAATAGCAATGTGTCAGGCTTTGGCATATTGGGCAAATTCTGAGCCACTTTTTTTCTTCTACGCGATCGCAATTATCAAACAAAAAGCGAAGCAAAATTGGCAAATTTACCTTGCAGCTTGTGAACGAACTAAAGTAGATTCTCAATTTCTGACTTTTATTAGAAAATTGACACAGCTCAATCAAGAAAATCAACATCAAAGACTAATACATAGTCTGTTTCAAGAAGTTCCTCATTTGGAAGAGGAAACTAAACAGCGATTTAGAGGACAAATTTATCTGTTTATGGAAATGTATCATCATTTCCATAGTGCAATCTGGAATCACTATTCTTCTACTCATGATTTGTTGCGATCGGTTTCTCTAATCTAATCAAATTCTAATCAACAAGTTAACTTCCTAACAAAATAGCTTCTCAACAAGATAGCTTTTCAACAAGATAACTTCCAAGAGAATTTATGTTTTTAATTCAAGACTATAAAAAACCTTTATTTAAAGAGCAAGTCTTTTTTAATTTTAAAGATACTAGTGTTCAAATTACCTATGGTACTCAAGAATATTTACTCTCAGTTGAACCAGAAAACCAACCGCAAACAACTAAACTATTAAAATTATTACAGACTGGCAATTTATCATTGCCACAATTAGTTCAAGTTTGTCCCGACATTGAGGAACAGATACCTGAATTACTATTAGAGTTTGACCGCTTGGGAATGATCCAAGAAACCCAAGCTCAAATTGCAATTCAGCCAATGACTGGACTACAGTTCTATCGAGAGATACGACGTTTTTTGCAGCGTTGGCAAAACCAGATTGTTCATCCTTTAGCTTTTCAGAAGATGACTGAAGGAACGATTACTAGAGAGCAATTAATTGGCTATGCTCTAGAATCCTATCACGTTACTCATTTGTGTCCTCGTCTGTTGGCTGGTTCCTTAACTAAGCAGGAAACACCTGAGACTTATCAACTCCTTCAAGAATTTTTCGTTTCTGAACTGTATCATGATCGCTTAATCACAAATTCTTTAGCCAGCGTGGGAATTGAAGAAACACAACTTGAACAGATACAGCCTTTACCGATGACTTTTGCTATTTGTTCTGCTTTAGCTGTTTTTGCTCAACAGCATCCTTTAAGTTTTAAATTGGCACTATGGTTATTTGAACAAGACGATCCCAAGTTTTTAGAGTTATTCAAACAGTGTTGTCAGGATCGGGATTTGCCGAGGGAATTTTATCAACCGATTTTGTTACACGCCAAGATTAATGATGAAGGAGAACATGAGCAGATAACCAAGAATTTGCTGGCAGAAGTAGCTTATATTTCCGTTGAAGAACAGTTGCGGGTCAAGAAGAATATGGCAATTCTTCAAGAGTCAATCATCCTACGCGATCGCCATATTATCGATTATTATGGCAATCCTCATAATATTATTCCTCGTTATTTCAGCGGTAATATTACAAAAGCTTGAATTCATTGTGCAATAGTATTTATTTACCAATTAATACTCACTATTGATATGACTTTTATAGCTTTAATCTTAATAATTACTAGTTTATCCAAAAATTAATTCATTGTAATTATCTTTTACTTTTCATAAGCTAGTGCATAGAGAAAATATAAAACTAGAAATATATATGACTAAAAAAAGTAAAATCTATCAACAAGTTTCTGAGCAATTATTAATAGATAAAAATTTTCAAGAACGGTTTTTAAGCGCTCCAAAATCAGTACTAAATGAGATGGGTATAAATATTCCTGATTCAGTTCAAGTTGAGGTTCATGAAGACACGGCGCGGATTAAAAATATTGTGATCCCTGAAAGCCTATTAGAAGAAGACGAATCAACTGCTTCTAATCCTTTATACAGACAAATAGTTATTAAAGCTTGTGAAGATCAAAACTTTAAAACTCAGTTAATGCAAAACCCTAAAGTGGCGATCGCACTTTTGACTGGAGAGAGTGTACCAGAAGATCTGGAAATCCGTGTTTATAAGAATACTTCTATCCTCATGCATCTAGTTATCTATCTCGAAGGAGCAAATGAAGAATTGAGCGAGCAAGAATTGGAAACTGTTGCTGGAGGAAAATCAGTATTATCCAGTGGTAATTGGGCTGGATTGGTCTATTAATGAATGCTTTTTTCTTAATTAAGCAACGCCATATTGTAGCCAGAAAAATAGTTCTACTCTCATGCACTTAGTTATCTATCGCGATTTTGCTATCGAAAAGTTGGGTAAGAAAGAACTGGAAACTGTTGCTGGAGATTTTATTGAGGGACTTATATCTGCTACTCCCTCCTTCAATGCGTTTAGAAATTGGAAGCAAAAAAATGAAAAAAAAACCAATGTTATTGGCTCGACAAAGAGCTATTAAAGCACGCCAAAAGGCTAGCCTGGGAAACTTTAGTTCTGGTTATGAATTTGGTGGGTGGAAAAGTTTACTAGATAATCATGTCCAATCTCCAAAACCGAGTCCCAAAAATTTTTCTTTGAACGACTTAGTCAAGCCAGACTTGGAGCAAAACAAAGTTGCTAACAAGCGCAAACCTTTTGCCGAAATAACTCTTTGTCCGAGCGCACCAGCAGACTCAGATGAGGCTGTGGTGTTTGGTGTAGTTGAAGGGACAATTGAATCTCCTCGCATAGCTTATTTAGATGAATCTCAACCTATTACTGAAGAAATTCAAAATTTAGCGTCTCCTGGCAAGCCATCTGAAATGATGCGTATCGCTACCTCTTGTATAAAAAAAGAATGCTTAAATTTTGATGGTTCGGATTGTCGCTTGGCAAAGAAAATTGTCGAACAGTTACCTAGTGTCACTGAAACCTTACCTGCTTGCCAAATCCGCTCTAACTGTCGTTGGTGGCAACAAGAAGGGAAATCAGCCTGTCTACGTTGCCCTCAAGTTGTGACAGAAAACTACTATACTTCTCCCTTGTTTGAGCGAGTATCAGAGCCAAAGACTAACTAAGATACTGCTCTTATTCAGGGTAGTGTTCCCGATGTCAATGAAATTGCACGCAATGATGCCGATGAAAAGACGGCATCATTTAAATGTGGTATCGATCAGATCCCGTTTCATATAAATGAATAGATGAATCTGATATGGATAAAACCACAAGTTTAAAACCAGTTAAATTTCAGTATTCTCAGGTCATTCAAGCTTCTAAACGACATCGAACAGGTATTGGTTTTAATTTCCCGATTTAAATTTGATCCTATGAAAAAAATATTATCTTGGGTACTCCAGGCGAGTTTTGTAACTTGTTGTTCTCTAATTTCTCAGAGTTTTGTTATGGCACAGCCTATTACCACTGATGGTACACTACCCGAACCTACTGAAGTTACTCCCACAGATGCAGGAGTAGAAATTAATGGTGGAACAGTTAAGGGCGATAATCTATTTCATAGTTTTGACAATTTTTCTGTACCAACTGGGACAGAAGCCCACTTCAATAACAATACTGATGTAGGAAATATTCTTGGTCGTGTTACAGGGAAAAATATTTCTCATATCGATGGTTTGATTCGAGCCAATGGTGGTGCGAATTTATTTTTAATTAATCCTGCGGGAATTGTGTTTGGTTCAAATGCCCGCTTGGATATAGGTGGTTCATTTTTTGGTAGTACTGCTGATAGTTTGTTATTTGATGAAGGTAGTGAATTTAGTGCAGTCAATCCACAAGTAGAACCGATATTAACTATCAATGCACCTATCGGCTTGAATTTGCGTGATAATCCCCAACCAATTAGGAATCAATCTACTGCGAATGATGTCGGATTGGAGGTAAACCCAGGAAAAAACATTACTTTAGTCGGAGGAGAGCTTAATTTTCATGGTGGACTCTTAACTGCACCAGGAGGCAGAATTGAACTAGGTGGTCTATCTACTGGGGGAGAAATTGGGATTACGTCTAATGGGAGCTTAACTTTTCCCGACTCCATACCAAGAGCCAATATTACTTTAAATGATGGCGCAGCTGTTAATGTTGCTGCTGATGGAGGAGGATTTATTAATATTCATGCTCGTAATCTAACCTTATCTAAAGAAAGCCAACTACTGGCGGGTATTACTAAAAACGTTGATATATCCAATGTCCAAGCAGGAGACATTACTATAGACGCTTCTGGCGCGATCGCACTGAGAGAATCTAGTAGCATTCAAAACGAAGTCAATCCTAATGGTGTCGGCAATGGTGGAGATATAATTCTTCAAGCCAAATCTATCTCTTTAGCGAATGAGGCCCAATTGTCTACTGTTGTTTTTCCTGCCTCCGAGGATTCTTTAGGTGGACGAGGTAATGCAGGTAATATCAAGATTCAATCCGAGTCTCTTACTCTTAGTGAGGGAGCTGGTATTTTTAGTGCCAACTTGGGACAGGGCAATGGAGGAAATATTGAGATCGATATCTTAAAGGGGTTCAGCATCAGGGGAAAGGGTAGAATCGATCCGACTAATAATAGTCCAGATATTGCGATCGCCAGTATTGTAGAATCATCAACTAAAGCTAATGCAGGCAATATTACAATTAACGCGGGGTCTTTTTCCTTAACTGATTTTACATCCATAGATGCAACTAATTATTCTGCTGCTGGAGGCAATGCCGGAAATGTATCCATTTACGCTCGGGATAATGTTCTGATTTCAGAAAGTGGCATTAATTCTCTTGCCAGTTTAGGTAATGCAGGAAATATTGAGATTAAAGCCAATACTATTAACGCTGAAAATTACTCTTTTGTAGATTCCAGTAACTTTGGTCAAGGAAATTCTGGAGATATTCTCTTTCAAGCGAACTCTATCTTCATGGGAACTCCATTTATTAGAAGCCAAATTTTTGAGGGAGAAGCAGGGGATATTAACATATTTGTCCAAGATTCGTTAAAAATCGATGGTATAGGTGCCAGCGCTTCCGGGATAACAGTAGAAAGCTTCGGTGCTGGTTCGGGAGGTAATATCAATATTCGAGCTAACTCTTTTTCCCTCTCTAACGGTGCCGTGTTAAACGCTGTAGCTAACGACACAGGTGATGGAGGCAATATTGCGATCGCTGCCAACACAATTGACATTCATCAGGCACTAATCAACGCTACCAGCTTTGAGAGAGGTAGAGGAGGTGATATACAAATTAACGCTACAGAATCACTTGAAATTACTGGGTCTGGTTTAACTATTTTGCAGGAAGATGTTATAGCTCCAGCAACTCAGAACTATTCTATTTTTGAGAATTTTAAGCCTGAGGATGTTCGTAATGCGGGGTTTCAAGGAATTTTAGCTGCAACTATTAGTAGAAAAGGAACAGCCGCAGGAAATATTATTATTGACACTGCCAATTTAAATATCAAAGAGGGAGGTTTGATTGCCACAGCTACTACTGGAGCGGGAGCAGCAGGCAACATTGTTATTAATAACTCTGGATTACT
Encoded proteins:
- a CDS encoding iron-containing redox enzyme family protein, coding for MFLIQDYKKPLFKEQVFFNFKDTSVQITYGTQEYLLSVEPENQPQTTKLLKLLQTGNLSLPQLVQVCPDIEEQIPELLLEFDRLGMIQETQAQIAIQPMTGLQFYREIRRFLQRWQNQIVHPLAFQKMTEGTITREQLIGYALESYHVTHLCPRLLAGSLTKQETPETYQLLQEFFVSELYHDRLITNSLASVGIEETQLEQIQPLPMTFAICSALAVFAQQHPLSFKLALWLFEQDDPKFLELFKQCCQDRDLPREFYQPILLHAKINDEGEHEQITKNLLAEVAYISVEEQLRVKKNMAILQESIILRDRHIIDYYGNPHNIIPRYFSGNITKA
- a CDS encoding NHLP leader peptide family RiPP precursor yields the protein MTKKSKIYQQVSEQLLIDKNFQERFLSAPKSVLNEMGINIPDSVQVEVHEDTARIKNIVIPESLLEEDESTASNPLYRQIVIKACEDQNFKTQLMQNPKVAIALLTGESVPEDLEIRVYKNTSILMHLVIYLEGANEELSEQELETVAGGKSVLSSGNWAGLVY
- a CDS encoding filamentous hemagglutinin N-terminal domain-containing protein, with product MKKILSWVLQASFVTCCSLISQSFVMAQPITTDGTLPEPTEVTPTDAGVEINGGTVKGDNLFHSFDNFSVPTGTEAHFNNNTDVGNILGRVTGKNISHIDGLIRANGGANLFLINPAGIVFGSNARLDIGGSFFGSTADSLLFDEGSEFSAVNPQVEPILTINAPIGLNLRDNPQPIRNQSTANDVGLEVNPGKNITLVGGELNFHGGLLTAPGGRIELGGLSTGGEIGITSNGSLTFPDSIPRANITLNDGAAVNVAADGGGFINIHARNLTLSKESQLLAGITKNVDISNVQAGDITIDASGAIALRESSSIQNEVNPNGVGNGGDIILQAKSISLANEAQLSTVVFPASEDSLGGRGNAGNIKIQSESLTLSEGAGIFSANLGQGNGGNIEIDILKGFSIRGKGRIDPTNNSPDIAIASIVESSTKANAGNITINAGSFSLTDFTSIDATNYSAAGGNAGNVSIYARDNVLISESGINSLASLGNAGNIEIKANTINAENYSFVDSSNFGQGNSGDILFQANSIFMGTPFIRSQIFEGEAGDINIFVQDSLKIDGIGASASGITVESFGAGSGGNINIRANSFSLSNGAVLNAVANDTGDGGNIAIAANTIDIHQALINATSFERGRGGDIQINATESLEITGSGLTILQEDVIAPATQNYSIFENFKPEDVRNAGFQGILAATISRKGTAAGNIIIDTANLNIKEGGLIATATTGAGAAGNIVINNSGLLKVNQGLISASTINTGSAGDVELNTAQLLVEEGGQITASSLAAGDGGSLSINATESVELRGTDPSGFVPSSLVVGSQLTSGTGNSGNLILTSPKLTIRDGAIITASTLGTGTGGNIQIYATDSVNLHNGAKVVVNSQGQGDAGKLKIATNSLTLERQSSLSAETLASKGGNIQLDVMDLLLLQENSTISTTAGSKSIGADGGNIDINADFVVAMPSENSDITANAFQGKGGEIQINTQGIFGIAQKDLDPKTNDINASSNLGVDGNITIMTGVIETFPEIAEPPGNIVESDGVVARICDPLETAEDISADTENTLTLKDRGAVPPQPTDLLTSNNVLINTQSLLGNEQIRDLKQAEKPEKAAKNSSSPIITAQGKIYPARGVVQQADGTVILTSYNSDRHQRTLNHSPNCG